A region of Bacillus cabrialesii DNA encodes the following proteins:
- the rpoB gene encoding DNA-directed RNA polymerase subunit beta: protein MTGQLVQYGRHRQRRSYARISEVLELPNLIEIQTSSYQWFLDEGLREMFQDISPIEDFTGNLSLEFIDYSLGEPKYPVEESKERDVTYSAPLRVKVRLINKETGEVKDQDVFMGDFPIMTDTGTFIINGAERVIVSQLVRSPSVYFSGKVDKNGKKGFTATVIPNRGAWLEYETDAKDVVYVRIDRTRKLPVTVLLRALGFGSDQEILDLVGENEYLRNTLDKDNTENSDKALLEIYERLRPGEPPTVENAKSLLDSRFFDPKRYDLANVGRYKINKKLHIKNRLFNQRLAETLVDPETGEILAEKGQILDRRTLDKVLPYLENGIGFRKLYPNGGVVEDEVTLQSIKIYAPTDQEGEQVINVIGNAYIEEEIKNITPADIISSISYFFNLLHGVGDTDDIDHLGNRRLRSVGELLQNQFRIGLSRMERVVRERMSIQDTNTITPQQLINIRPVIASIKEFFGSSQLSQFMDQTNPLAELTHKRRLSALGPGGLTRERAGMEVRDVHYSHYGRMCPIETPEGPNIGLINSLSSYAKVNRFGFIETPYRRVDPETGKVTGRIDYLTADEEDNYVVAQANARLDDEGAFIDDSIVARFRGENTVVSRNRVDYMDVSPKQVVSAATACIPFLENDDSNRALMGANMQRQAVPLMQPEAPFVGTGMEYVSGKDSGAAVICKHPGIVERVEAKNVWVRRYEEVDGQKVKGNLDKYSMLKFVRSNQGTCYNQRPIVSVGDEVVKGEILADGPSMELGELALGRNVMVGFMTWDGYNYEDAIIMSERLVKDDVYTSIHIEEYESEARDTKLGPEEITRDIPNVGEDALRNLDDRGIIRIGAEVKDGDLLVGKVTPKGVTELTAEERLLHAIFGEKAREVRDTSLRVPHGGGGIIHDVKVFNREDGDELPPGVNQLVRVYIVQKRKISEGDKMAGRHGNKGVISKILPEEDMPYLPDGTPIDIMLNPLGVPSRMNIGQVLELHMGMAARYLGIHIASPVFDGAREEDVWETLEEAGMSRDAKTVLYDGRTGEPFDNRVSVGIMYMIKLAHMVDDKLHARSTGPYSLVTQQPLGGKAQFGGQRFGEMEVWALEAYGAAYTLQEILTVKSDDVVGRVKTYEAIVKGDNVPEPGVPESFKVLIKELQSLGMDVKILSGDEEEIEMRDLEDEEDAKQADGLALSGDEEPQETASADVERDVVTKE, encoded by the coding sequence TTGACAGGTCAACTAGTTCAGTATGGACGACACCGCCAGCGCAGAAGCTATGCTCGCATTAGCGAAGTGTTAGAATTACCAAATCTCATTGAAATTCAAACCTCTTCTTATCAGTGGTTTCTTGATGAGGGTCTTAGAGAGATGTTTCAAGACATATCGCCAATTGAGGATTTCACTGGTAACCTCTCTCTTGAGTTCATTGATTATAGTTTAGGTGAGCCTAAATATCCTGTAGAGGAATCAAAAGAACGTGATGTGACTTACTCAGCTCCGCTAAGAGTGAAGGTTCGTTTAATTAACAAAGAAACTGGAGAGGTAAAAGACCAAGATGTCTTCATGGGTGATTTCCCTATTATGACAGATACAGGTACTTTTATCATTAACGGTGCGGAACGCGTTATCGTTTCCCAGCTTGTTCGGTCTCCAAGTGTATATTTCAGTGGTAAAGTAGACAAAAACGGTAAGAAAGGTTTTACCGCAACTGTCATTCCAAACCGTGGCGCATGGTTAGAATACGAAACTGATGCGAAAGATGTTGTTTATGTCCGCATTGATCGCACACGTAAGTTGCCGGTTACGGTTCTTTTGCGTGCTCTCGGCTTCGGCTCCGATCAAGAGATTCTTGATCTTGTAGGAGAAAACGAATACCTGCGAAATACGCTTGATAAAGACAACACAGAAAACAGCGACAAAGCGCTGCTTGAAATTTACGAGCGTCTCCGTCCAGGAGAGCCGCCTACAGTAGAAAATGCGAAAAGCTTGCTTGATTCTCGTTTCTTTGATCCGAAACGATACGATCTTGCCAATGTAGGACGCTATAAAATTAATAAAAAACTTCACATTAAGAATCGCCTCTTTAATCAGAGACTTGCTGAAACGCTTGTTGACCCTGAAACAGGAGAAATCCTGGCTGAAAAAGGTCAGATTCTTGATAGAAGAACACTTGATAAAGTACTGCCATACTTAGAAAACGGAATCGGTTTCAGAAAGCTGTATCCGAATGGCGGCGTTGTTGAAGATGAAGTGACTCTTCAATCGATTAAAATCTATGCTCCGACTGATCAAGAAGGAGAACAGGTTATTAATGTAATCGGCAATGCTTACATTGAAGAAGAGATTAAAAACATCACGCCTGCTGATATTATTTCTTCTATCAGCTACTTCTTCAACCTGCTGCACGGAGTAGGCGACACAGATGATATCGATCATCTTGGAAACCGCCGTTTACGTTCTGTAGGTGAGCTTCTCCAGAACCAATTCCGTATCGGTTTAAGCCGTATGGAGCGTGTGGTTCGTGAGAGAATGTCAATTCAAGATACGAATACAATTACACCTCAGCAGCTGATCAATATTCGTCCTGTTATTGCGTCCATTAAAGAGTTCTTTGGAAGCTCTCAGCTTTCTCAATTCATGGACCAGACGAACCCGCTTGCTGAATTAACGCATAAGCGCCGTCTGTCAGCGTTAGGACCGGGCGGATTGACACGTGAGCGTGCCGGAATGGAAGTGCGTGACGTTCACTACTCCCACTATGGCCGTATGTGTCCGATTGAAACGCCTGAGGGCCCGAACATCGGTTTGATCAACTCACTTTCATCATATGCAAAAGTAAACCGTTTTGGCTTTATCGAAACGCCATATCGCCGCGTTGACCCTGAAACAGGGAAGGTAACGGGCAGAATCGATTACTTAACTGCTGATGAAGAGGATAACTATGTTGTCGCTCAAGCGAACGCTCGTCTTGATGACGAAGGCGCATTTATTGATGACAGCATCGTAGCCCGTTTCCGCGGGGAGAACACCGTTGTTTCCAGAAACCGTGTGGATTACATGGACGTATCGCCTAAGCAGGTTGTTTCTGCTGCGACAGCATGTATCCCGTTCTTAGAAAACGATGACTCCAACCGCGCTCTTATGGGAGCGAACATGCAACGTCAGGCTGTGCCTTTGATGCAGCCGGAAGCACCATTCGTTGGAACTGGTATGGAATATGTATCAGGTAAAGACTCTGGTGCCGCTGTTATTTGTAAACACCCTGGTATCGTTGAACGCGTAGAAGCGAAAAACGTTTGGGTTCGCCGTTATGAAGAAGTAGACGGTCAAAAAGTAAAAGGAAACTTGGATAAATACAGCATGCTGAAATTTGTCCGCTCTAACCAAGGAACGTGCTACAATCAGCGTCCGATCGTAAGTGTCGGCGATGAAGTAGTGAAAGGAGAAATCCTTGCTGACGGTCCTTCTATGGAGCTTGGTGAACTTGCGCTTGGCCGTAACGTAATGGTCGGCTTCATGACATGGGATGGTTACAACTATGAGGATGCCATCATCATGAGTGAACGCCTTGTGAAGGATGATGTTTATACATCTATCCACATTGAAGAATATGAATCAGAAGCACGTGATACAAAACTTGGACCTGAAGAAATCACTCGCGATATTCCAAACGTCGGTGAAGATGCGCTTCGCAATCTTGATGACCGCGGAATCATCCGTATTGGGGCAGAAGTAAAAGACGGAGATCTTCTTGTCGGTAAAGTAACACCTAAAGGCGTAACTGAGCTGACTGCAGAGGAACGCCTGCTTCACGCCATCTTTGGTGAAAAAGCCCGCGAGGTTCGCGATACTTCTCTACGTGTGCCTCACGGCGGCGGCGGAATTATCCATGACGTTAAAGTCTTCAACCGTGAAGACGGAGACGAACTTCCTCCAGGCGTAAACCAGTTGGTACGCGTATATATCGTTCAGAAACGTAAGATTTCTGAAGGGGATAAAATGGCCGGTCGTCACGGTAACAAAGGTGTTATCTCTAAGATTCTTCCTGAAGAGGATATGCCTTACCTTCCTGACGGCACACCAATTGACATCATGCTTAACCCGCTGGGCGTACCATCACGTATGAACATCGGGCAGGTATTGGAGCTTCATATGGGTATGGCCGCTCGTTACCTCGGCATTCACATTGCGTCTCCTGTATTTGACGGAGCGCGAGAAGAGGATGTTTGGGAAACACTTGAAGAAGCCGGTATGTCTCGTGACGCCAAAACTGTGCTTTACGACGGACGTACTGGAGAGCCGTTTGATAACCGCGTATCTGTCGGTATCATGTACATGATCAAACTGGCTCACATGGTTGACGATAAACTTCATGCACGCTCTACAGGTCCTTACTCACTTGTTACGCAGCAGCCTCTTGGCGGTAAAGCGCAATTTGGAGGACAGCGTTTCGGTGAGATGGAGGTTTGGGCACTTGAAGCTTATGGTGCGGCTTACACTCTTCAAGAAATTCTGACTGTTAAGTCTGATGACGTGGTTGGACGTGTGAAAACATACGAAGCTATCGTTAAAGGCGACAACGTTCCAGAACCAGGTGTTCCGGAATCATTCAAAGTATTAATCAAAGAACTTCAAAGCTTAGGTATGGATGTCAAAATCCTTTCCGGTGATGAAGAAGAAATAGAAATGAGAGATTTAGAAGACGAAGAAGATGCGAAACAAGCTGACGGCCTGGCATTATCAGGTGATGAAGAGCCGCAAGAAACAGCATCTGCAGACGTTGAACGAGATGTAGTAACGAAAGAATAA
- the rpoC gene encoding DNA-directed RNA polymerase subunit beta' has product MLDVNNFEYMNIGLASPDKIRSWSFGEVKKPETINYRTLKPEKDGLFCERIFGPTKDWECHCGKYKRVRYKGVVCDRCGVEVTRAKVRRERMGHIELAAPVSHIWYFKGIPSRMGLVLDMSPRALEEVIYFASYVVTDPANTPLEKKQLLSEKEYRAYLDKYGNKFQASMGAEAIHKLLQDIDLVKEVDMLKEELKTSQGQRRTRAIKRLEVLEAFRNSGNKPSWMILDVLPVIPPELRPMVQLDGGRFATSDLNDLYRRVINRNNRLKRLLDLGAPSIIVQNEKRMLQEAVDALIDNGRRGRPVTGPGNRPLKSLSHMLKGKQGRFRQNLLGKRVDYSGRSVIVVGPHLKMYQCGLPKEMALELFKPFVMKELVEKGLAHNIKSAKRKIERVQPEVWDVLESVIKEHPVLLNRAPTLHRLGIQAFEPTLVEGRAIRLHPLVCTAYNADFDGDQMAVHVPLSAEAQAEARILMLAAQNILNPKDGKPVVTPSQDMVLGNYYLTLERAGAVGEGMVFKNTDEALLAYQNGYVHLHTRVAVAANSLKNVTFTEEQRSKLLITTVGKLVFNEILPESFPYMNEPTKSNIEEKTPDRFFLEKGADVKAVIEKQPINAPFKKGILGKIIAEIFKRFHITETSKMLDRMKNLGFRYSTKAGITVGVSDIVVLDDKQEILEEAQSKVDNVMKQFRRGLITEEERYERVISIWSSAKDVIQGKLMKSLDELNPIYMMSDSGARGNASNFTQLAGMRGLMANPAGRIIELPIKSSFREGLTVLEYFISTHGARKGLADTALKTADSGYLTRRLVDVAQDVIIRETDCGTDRGILAKPLKEGTETIERLEERLIGRFARKQVKHPETGEVLVNENELIDEDKALEIVEAGIEEVWIRSAFTCNTPHGVCKRCYGRNLATGSDVEVGEAVGIIAAQSIGEPGTQLTMRTFHTGGVAGDDITQGLPRIQELFEARNPKGQATITEIDGTVVEINEVRDKQQEIVVQGAVETRSYTAPYNSRLKVAEGDKITRGQVLTEGSIDPKELLKVTDLTTVQEYLLHEVQKVYRMQGVEIGDKHVEVMVRQMLRKVRVIDAGDTDVLPGTLLDIHQFTEANKKVLLEGNRPATGRPVLLGITKASLETDSFLSAASFQETTRVLTDAAIKGKRDELLGLKENVIIGKLVPAGTGMMKYRKVKPVSNVQPTEDMVPVE; this is encoded by the coding sequence TTGCTAGATGTGAACAATTTTGAGTATATGAACATCGGTCTTGCTTCACCGGATAAAATCCGTTCATGGTCTTTTGGTGAAGTGAAAAAGCCTGAAACGATAAACTATCGTACGTTAAAACCTGAAAAGGACGGTCTATTCTGCGAACGCATTTTCGGACCGACTAAGGACTGGGAATGTCATTGCGGGAAGTACAAGCGAGTTCGTTATAAAGGCGTAGTTTGTGACCGCTGCGGAGTCGAAGTAACACGGGCTAAAGTCCGTCGTGAGAGAATGGGGCACATTGAACTGGCTGCCCCAGTTTCCCACATTTGGTATTTCAAAGGTATTCCAAGCCGTATGGGTCTTGTGCTGGATATGTCACCTCGTGCTTTAGAAGAAGTCATTTACTTTGCTTCTTACGTTGTAACTGATCCGGCAAATACACCGCTTGAAAAGAAACAGCTTCTGTCTGAGAAAGAATACCGTGCTTATCTCGATAAATACGGTAATAAATTCCAAGCATCAATGGGTGCAGAAGCGATTCATAAACTTCTTCAAGATATCGATCTTGTAAAAGAAGTTGATATGTTAAAAGAAGAGCTGAAGACATCACAAGGACAGCGTCGTACTCGTGCGATCAAACGCCTTGAAGTTTTAGAAGCCTTCCGTAACTCAGGAAACAAGCCTTCTTGGATGATCCTTGATGTGCTTCCTGTTATTCCTCCTGAGCTTAGACCGATGGTTCAGCTAGATGGCGGACGTTTTGCGACTTCTGATTTGAACGACCTTTATCGTCGTGTCATCAACCGTAACAATCGTTTGAAACGCCTTTTGGACCTTGGTGCGCCTAGCATCATCGTTCAAAACGAAAAACGTATGCTTCAAGAGGCTGTCGATGCCTTAATTGACAACGGCCGCCGTGGACGTCCTGTAACAGGCCCTGGTAACAGACCGCTAAAATCTCTTTCTCACATGCTGAAAGGGAAGCAAGGTCGTTTCCGTCAAAACCTTCTTGGTAAACGTGTCGATTACTCCGGACGTTCTGTAATCGTCGTTGGTCCTCATTTGAAAATGTACCAATGCGGATTACCGAAGGAGATGGCGCTTGAACTTTTCAAACCTTTCGTTATGAAAGAGCTTGTTGAAAAAGGTCTTGCACACAACATTAAGAGTGCGAAACGTAAAATTGAGCGCGTACAGCCTGAAGTATGGGATGTGCTTGAATCAGTTATTAAGGAGCATCCGGTACTTCTGAACCGTGCCCCTACGCTTCACAGATTGGGTATCCAAGCGTTTGAACCAACACTTGTTGAAGGGCGCGCAATCCGCCTTCACCCGCTCGTATGTACAGCTTATAACGCTGACTTTGACGGTGACCAAATGGCGGTTCACGTACCATTATCTGCAGAAGCACAAGCTGAAGCACGCATCTTGATGCTTGCCGCTCAAAACATCTTGAACCCTAAAGATGGTAAACCGGTTGTTACACCGTCTCAGGATATGGTATTGGGTAACTATTACCTGACACTTGAGCGTGCCGGTGCTGTCGGTGAAGGTATGGTCTTCAAGAATACAGACGAAGCGCTTCTTGCTTATCAAAACGGATATGTTCACCTTCATACGAGAGTGGCTGTTGCAGCTAACTCCCTTAAGAATGTGACATTTACCGAAGAACAGCGCTCGAAATTGTTAATTACAACTGTCGGTAAGCTTGTCTTCAATGAAATTCTTCCGGAATCATTCCCTTACATGAATGAACCAACGAAGAGCAACATTGAAGAGAAAACACCTGACCGTTTCTTCTTAGAAAAAGGTGCCGATGTAAAAGCTGTCATTGAAAAGCAGCCAATCAACGCGCCGTTTAAAAAAGGCATTCTGGGTAAAATCATCGCGGAAATCTTTAAACGATTCCACATCACGGAAACGTCTAAAATGCTTGACCGCATGAAAAACCTAGGTTTCAGATATTCAACAAAAGCTGGTATCACAGTTGGGGTTTCTGACATCGTCGTTCTCGATGATAAACAAGAAATTCTTGAAGAAGCGCAAAGCAAAGTTGACAACGTTATGAAGCAGTTCCGCCGCGGTCTTATCACTGAAGAGGAACGCTATGAGAGAGTCATCTCTATTTGGAGTTCTGCAAAAGACGTTATCCAAGGCAAACTGATGAAATCACTTGATGAACTCAACCCGATCTACATGATGAGTGACTCTGGTGCCCGTGGTAACGCGTCTAACTTTACGCAGCTTGCCGGAATGCGCGGTCTGATGGCCAACCCGGCTGGACGTATCATTGAGTTGCCGATCAAATCAAGTTTCCGTGAAGGTCTGACAGTATTGGAGTACTTTATCTCCACTCACGGTGCGCGTAAAGGTCTTGCCGATACCGCCCTTAAAACTGCTGACTCAGGTTACCTTACACGCCGTCTCGTTGATGTTGCACAGGATGTTATCATCCGTGAAACTGATTGTGGAACTGACCGAGGCATCCTTGCTAAGCCTCTTAAAGAAGGAACTGAAACAATTGAGCGCTTAGAAGAACGCTTAATCGGCCGTTTTGCAAGAAAACAAGTGAAGCACCCGGAAACAGGTGAAGTGCTTGTAAATGAAAACGAACTGATCGATGAAGATAAAGCACTTGAGATTGTAGAAGCCGGCATTGAAGAAGTGTGGATCCGTTCTGCCTTCACATGTAACACGCCACATGGTGTATGTAAACGATGCTATGGCCGAAATCTTGCTACTGGCTCCGATGTTGAAGTCGGTGAAGCTGTCGGTATCATTGCTGCCCAATCAATTGGTGAGCCTGGTACACAGTTAACAATGCGTACCTTCCATACAGGCGGGGTTGCCGGAGACGATATCACACAGGGTCTTCCGCGTATCCAAGAGCTTTTCGAAGCGCGTAATCCGAAAGGTCAGGCAACAATTACAGAAATCGACGGTACAGTCGTTGAGATCAATGAAGTTCGTGATAAGCAACAGGAAATTGTGGTTCAAGGCGCAGTGGAAACACGCTCTTATACAGCACCTTATAACTCCCGCCTGAAAGTGGCGGAAGGAGATAAAATTACTCGAGGCCAAGTACTGACAGAAGGTTCAATCGATCCGAAAGAGCTTCTTAAAGTGACTGACCTGACTACTGTTCAAGAGTATCTTCTCCATGAGGTTCAAAAGGTTTACCGTATGCAGGGTGTTGAAATCGGCGATAAACACGTAGAAGTAATGGTTCGCCAAATGCTTCGCAAAGTCCGCGTGATTGACGCCGGTGACACAGATGTGCTTCCAGGTACATTGCTTGATATTCACCAATTTACTGAAGCGAACAAAAAGGTATTGCTTGAAGGCAATCGACCTGCCACAGGCCGTCCTGTCTTGCTCGGTATTACAAAAGCATCTCTTGAAACTGATTCATTCTTATCTGCTGCTTCCTTCCAGGAAACTACACGTGTCCTTACAGACGCAGCGATTAAAGGTAAGCGTGACGAGCTTCTCGGCTTGAAAGAGAATGTTATCATCGGTAAGCTTGTTCCGGCTGGTACAGGTATGATGAAATACCGTAAAGTAAAACCAGTTTCAAATGTTCAGCCAACTGAAGATATGGTTCCGGTTGAATAA
- a CDS encoding 50S ribosomal protein L7ae-like protein: MSYDKVSQAKSIIIGTKQTVKALKRGSVKEVVVAKDADPILTSSVVSLAEDQGISVSMVESMKKLGKACGIEVGAAAVAIIL, from the coding sequence ATGTCTTATGATAAAGTATCACAGGCCAAATCAATTATTATTGGTACGAAGCAAACAGTGAAAGCTCTAAAACGAGGTTCAGTAAAGGAAGTAGTCGTTGCAAAAGACGCAGATCCGATACTCACGTCAAGTGTTGTTTCACTTGCGGAAGATCAAGGCATCTCTGTCTCAATGGTTGAATCCATGAAAAAGCTCGGCAAAGCCTGCGGAATTGAGGTAGGAGCAGCCGCTGTTGCCATTATTTTATAA
- the rpsL gene encoding 30S ribosomal protein S12 — translation MPTINQLIRKGRVSKVENSKSPALNKGYNSFKKEHTNVSSPQKRGVCTRVGTMTPKKPNSALRKYARVRLTNGIEVTAYIPGIGHNLQEHSVVLIRGGRVKDLPGVRYHIVRGALDTAGVENRAQGRSKYGTKKPKAK, via the coding sequence ATGCCTACAATTAATCAGCTAATTCGTAAAGGACGCGTGAGTAAAGTAGAAAACTCAAAGTCTCCTGCACTTAACAAAGGATACAACAGCTTTAAAAAAGAGCACACTAATGTATCTTCTCCACAAAAACGCGGGGTATGTACTCGTGTTGGTACAATGACACCGAAAAAACCGAACTCAGCACTTCGTAAATATGCTCGTGTTCGTTTGACTAACGGAATCGAGGTTACTGCTTACATTCCTGGTATCGGTCACAACCTGCAAGAGCACAGCGTTGTACTTATCCGCGGCGGACGTGTAAAAGACTTACCAGGGGTACGTTACCACATCGTTCGTGGTGCGCTTGACACTGCTGGAGTTGAAAACCGTGCACAAGGCCGTTCTAAATACGGTACGAAAAAACCTAAAGCAAAATAA
- the rpsG gene encoding 30S ribosomal protein S7 — translation MPRKGPVAKRDVLPDPIYNSKLVSRLINKMMIDGKKGKSQTILYKSFDIIKERTGNDAMEVFEQALKNIMPVLEVKARRVGGANYQVPVEVRPERRTTLGLRWLVNYARLRGEKTMEERLANEILDAANNTGAAVKKREDTHKMAEANKAFAHYRW, via the coding sequence ATGCCACGTAAAGGTCCTGTAGCAAAAAGAGACGTTTTACCTGATCCGATTTACAACTCTAAGCTTGTATCTCGTCTAATCAACAAAATGATGATCGATGGTAAAAAAGGTAAGTCTCAAACAATCCTATACAAGTCATTCGATATCATTAAAGAACGTACTGGCAATGATGCAATGGAGGTTTTCGAACAAGCATTGAAAAACATCATGCCTGTACTTGAAGTAAAAGCACGCCGTGTAGGTGGTGCGAACTACCAAGTTCCTGTAGAAGTTCGTCCTGAACGTCGTACGACTCTTGGACTTCGCTGGTTAGTTAACTACGCTCGTCTTCGCGGAGAAAAAACGATGGAAGAGCGTTTAGCTAACGAAATCCTTGACGCAGCTAACAACACTGGTGCTGCTGTTAAGAAACGTGAAGACACTCATAAGATGGCTGAAGCAAACAAAGCATTTGCTCACTATCGTTGGTAG
- the fusA gene encoding elongation factor G gives MAREFSLDKTRNIGIMAHIDAGKTTTTERILFYTGRIHKIGETHEGASQMDWMEQEQERGITITSAATTAQWKGYRVNIIDTPGHVDFTVEVERSLRVLDGAVAVLDAQSGVEPQTETVWRQATTYGVPRIVFVNKMDKIGADFLYSVGTLRDRLQANAHAIQLPIGAEDNFEGIIDLVENVAYFYEDDLGTRSDAKEIPEEYKEQAEELRNSLIEAVCELDEELMDKYLEGEEITIDELKAGIRKGTLNVEFYPVLVGSAFKNKGVQLVLDAVLDYLPAPTDVAAIKGTRPDTNEEIERHSSDDEPFSALAFKVMTDPYVGKLTFFRVYSGTLDSGSYVKNSTKGKRERVGRILQMHANSREEIATVYAGDIAAAVGLKDTTTGDTLCDEKDLVILESMEFPEPVIDVAIEPKSKADQDKMGIALAKLAEEDPTFRTQTNPETGQTIISGMGELHLDIIVDRMKREFKVEANVGAPQVAYRETFRSGAKVEGKFVRQSGGRGQFGHVWIEFEPNEEGAGFEFENAIVGGVVPREYIPAVQAGLEDSLENGVLAGFPLIDIKAKLFDGSYHDVDSNEMAFKIAASMALKNAVSKCNPVLLEPIMKVEVVIPEEYMGDIMGDVTSRRGRVEGMEARGNAQVVRAMVPLAEMFGYATALRSNTQGRGTFTMHMDHYEEVPKSIAEEIIKKNKGE, from the coding sequence ATGGCAAGAGAGTTCTCCTTAGACAAAACTCGTAATATCGGGATCATGGCTCACATTGATGCCGGTAAAACGACTACTACAGAACGTATCTTGTTCTATACTGGCCGTATCCACAAAATTGGTGAAACTCATGAAGGAGCTTCACAAATGGACTGGATGGAGCAGGAACAAGAACGTGGTATCACAATCACTTCTGCTGCGACAACTGCACAGTGGAAAGGATACCGCGTAAACATCATCGATACTCCAGGGCACGTAGACTTCACAGTTGAAGTTGAACGTTCTCTTCGTGTACTTGATGGTGCTGTTGCTGTACTTGACGCGCAATCAGGCGTTGAGCCTCAAACAGAAACTGTTTGGCGTCAGGCAACAACTTACGGAGTACCGCGTATCGTTTTTGTTAACAAAATGGACAAAATCGGTGCAGACTTCCTTTACTCTGTAGGTACTTTAAGAGACCGTCTTCAAGCAAATGCTCATGCAATTCAATTGCCGATCGGTGCTGAAGATAACTTCGAAGGTATCATCGACCTTGTAGAAAACGTTGCGTATTTCTACGAAGATGACCTTGGAACTCGTTCTGATGCGAAAGAAATCCCTGAAGAGTACAAAGAGCAAGCTGAAGAGCTTCGCAACAGCCTCATTGAAGCTGTATGTGAGCTTGATGAAGAGCTTATGGATAAATACCTTGAGGGTGAAGAAATCACTATTGACGAGTTAAAAGCAGGTATCCGTAAAGGTACATTAAATGTTGAATTCTACCCTGTTCTTGTTGGTTCTGCCTTCAAAAACAAAGGTGTTCAATTAGTACTCGATGCTGTTCTTGACTACCTTCCTGCACCAACTGACGTTGCTGCAATCAAAGGTACTCGTCCTGATACAAATGAAGAGATTGAGCGCCATTCTTCTGATGATGAGCCATTCTCTGCATTAGCATTTAAAGTTATGACTGACCCTTACGTTGGTAAGTTGACGTTCTTCCGTGTGTACTCTGGAACACTTGATTCCGGTTCATACGTGAAAAACTCTACTAAAGGCAAACGTGAGCGTGTTGGACGTATCCTTCAAATGCACGCTAACAGCCGTGAAGAAATCGCTACTGTATATGCAGGCGATATCGCAGCTGCTGTAGGTCTAAAAGATACGACTACTGGAGATACTCTATGTGATGAGAAGGATCTTGTTATCCTTGAATCAATGGAATTCCCAGAACCAGTTATCGACGTTGCTATTGAACCTAAATCAAAAGCTGACCAAGATAAAATGGGTATCGCTTTAGCGAAACTTGCTGAAGAAGATCCTACATTCCGTACTCAAACAAACCCAGAAACTGGCCAAACGATCATCTCTGGTATGGGTGAACTTCACCTTGATATCATTGTTGACCGTATGAAACGCGAATTTAAAGTAGAAGCCAACGTTGGTGCTCCTCAGGTTGCGTACCGTGAAACATTCCGTAGCGGTGCAAAAGTTGAAGGTAAATTCGTACGTCAGTCTGGTGGACGCGGTCAGTTCGGACACGTTTGGATCGAATTCGAACCAAACGAAGAAGGCGCTGGCTTTGAATTTGAAAATGCGATTGTCGGTGGGGTAGTTCCACGTGAATACATCCCAGCTGTTCAAGCAGGTCTGGAAGATTCACTTGAAAATGGTGTACTAGCAGGCTTCCCGCTTATCGACATTAAAGCAAAACTTTTCGATGGTTCTTACCATGATGTTGACTCAAACGAAATGGCATTTAAAATTGCTGCTTCTATGGCATTGAAAAATGCAGTCAGCAAATGTAACCCAGTTCTTCTTGAACCAATCATGAAAGTAGAAGTGGTTATTCCAGAAGAATACATGGGAGATATCATGGGTGATGTTACTTCACGTCGTGGACGCGTAGAAGGTATGGAAGCACGCGGTAACGCTCAAGTTGTTCGCGCTATGGTTCCTCTTGCTGAAATGTTCGGTTACGCTACTGCACTTCGTTCTAATACGCAAGGTCGCGGTACGTTTACTATGCACATGGATCACTACGAAGAAGTGCCGAAGAGCATTGCAGAAGAAATTATCAAAAAAAATAAAGGCGAATAA